A region of Allocoleopsis franciscana PCC 7113 DNA encodes the following proteins:
- a CDS encoding acyl carrier protein codes for MDTSKAMDTLKAILADLGIPQESLHNDTLLHEDLQLDSTEIVEIALGLKRQLGVSVKLEGRQDMTLAQVCNKVEAALLANSNSNHVS; via the coding sequence ATGGATACTTCAAAAGCGATGGATACTCTCAAAGCAATACTTGCTGACTTAGGTATTCCCCAAGAATCGCTGCACAATGACACACTACTGCACGAGGATTTACAACTTGATTCCACTGAAATAGTAGAAATTGCCCTAGGACTGAAACGCCAACTAGGGGTAAGCGTGAAGCTGGAAGGTCGGCAGGATATGACACTGGCTCAAGTCTGCAACAAAGTCGAAGCGGCGCTGCTGGCCAACTCCAACTCTAACCATGTCTCTTGA
- a CDS encoding holo-ACP synthase: MSLEVKGLGIDIAPIPRIARLIERYDRETLNLLFTPGELDRCQSSSHPHRSFAVCFATKEAVGKALGTGLAGIGWNEIEANLTQDRLTVHQHGDASIQAKRWGIHTWLATWCHWDEHVLVHVLALSNISVKEKFYEKCF; the protein is encoded by the coding sequence ATGTCTCTTGAAGTTAAAGGACTCGGTATTGATATCGCGCCCATCCCCCGGATTGCTAGATTAATTGAGCGGTACGATCGCGAAACGTTAAATTTGTTGTTTACTCCGGGCGAACTCGACCGTTGCCAATCCTCCAGTCATCCCCACCGTTCTTTCGCCGTGTGCTTTGCCACCAAGGAAGCTGTGGGAAAAGCTTTAGGAACTGGATTAGCAGGCATTGGCTGGAATGAAATTGAAGCCAACCTTACCCAAGACAGGTTAACCGTTCACCAGCATGGGGACGCCAGCATTCAGGCGAAACGATGGGGTATCCACACATGGTTAGCGACATGGTGCCATTGGGATGAACACGTACTAGTTCACGTTCTCGCCTTATCAAACATAAGCGTCAAAGAAAAATTTTATGAAAAGTGTTTCTGA
- a CDS encoding benzoate-CoA ligase family protein, which yields MKSVSEQLPSAFNVAAYFLNSNIERGNSQKVACFYQDDTYTYDQLNRFVQRTARSLLTLDLERENRIAILLPDTPELVFAFWGAIWMGAVPVPINTACSIDEIQYILQDSRAKILLTTQEWQKKLTPIPSQFLQHILLKDGDNPFLSRLTQQPDEPFPCAETSRDEPAFWLYTSGSTGKPKGVVHLHQSMVVCAERYAKATLGLQPDDITYSVAKVPFAYGLGNTLYMPMAVGAATVLSDASNAFDIISDIQRYQPTVFFGIPSIYANLLAVQDIAPLDVSSLRLCISAAEQLPESIWQKWRETYNREICEGIGTTEFLHIFLANRLGECKPGTSGRPVPGYDVRVVDENGLPCPPGEIGDLLVSGESLMLGYWNRLRETRQALYGNTMRTGDKYLCDADGYFKFMGRKDDLFKVNGQWVSPLEIEDILHQHPQVLEVAVVPESNEGEQLTRVVAYVSLKPGQEPSPELETSICKFAKQQLPHFKAPKTVRFVEQLPRTATGKIHRKLIGKNQVLAVGTH from the coding sequence ATGAAAAGTGTTTCTGAACAGTTGCCGAGTGCCTTCAATGTGGCAGCTTATTTCTTGAACAGCAATATAGAACGGGGAAATAGCCAAAAAGTCGCCTGTTTTTATCAGGACGATACCTATACTTACGATCAACTCAACCGCTTTGTCCAACGCACGGCGCGATCGCTCCTCACTCTCGATTTAGAGCGGGAAAATAGGATTGCCATTCTTTTGCCTGATACTCCCGAGTTAGTCTTTGCCTTTTGGGGAGCAATTTGGATGGGTGCCGTACCTGTTCCCATTAACACCGCCTGTAGCATTGATGAAATCCAGTATATTCTGCAAGACTCGCGAGCCAAAATCTTACTGACGACTCAGGAATGGCAAAAGAAACTCACTCCCATTCCGTCTCAGTTTTTGCAGCACATTCTACTCAAAGATGGAGACAACCCATTTTTATCCCGACTCACCCAACAGCCTGACGAACCCTTCCCCTGTGCCGAAACCTCTCGCGACGAACCCGCCTTCTGGCTTTACACCTCCGGCAGTACAGGCAAACCCAAAGGGGTGGTTCACTTGCATCAAAGCATGGTGGTTTGTGCTGAACGCTATGCTAAAGCCACACTTGGCTTGCAACCCGATGACATCACCTATTCGGTTGCCAAGGTGCCTTTCGCCTACGGTTTAGGAAATACGCTTTATATGCCAATGGCAGTCGGTGCAGCCACCGTATTGTCAGATGCCAGCAACGCATTTGATATTATCTCCGACATTCAGCGCTATCAACCGACCGTCTTTTTTGGCATCCCCAGTATTTATGCCAACCTTCTCGCCGTACAGGATATCGCACCTTTAGATGTCTCCTCCCTGCGCTTATGCATCTCTGCCGCCGAACAGCTTCCTGAGAGTATCTGGCAAAAGTGGCGAGAGACTTACAACCGGGAAATTTGTGAAGGAATTGGCACAACTGAGTTTTTGCACATTTTTCTTGCCAACCGCTTAGGTGAGTGCAAACCTGGCACCTCCGGTCGCCCCGTTCCGGGTTACGATGTCCGAGTCGTTGATGAAAATGGACTTCCCTGTCCTCCAGGCGAGATTGGCGACCTTTTGGTAAGTGGAGAAAGCCTGATGTTGGGGTACTGGAACCGACTCCGAGAAACGCGGCAAGCACTCTATGGCAACACCATGCGAACGGGGGATAAGTATCTGTGTGATGCTGACGGCTATTTTAAGTTTATGGGTCGTAAGGACGATTTGTTTAAAGTAAACGGTCAGTGGGTTTCTCCTTTGGAAATTGAGGATATCTTGCACCAGCATCCCCAAGTGCTAGAAGTGGCGGTGGTTCCTGAATCTAATGAGGGCGAACAACTCACTCGAGTCGTTGCTTATGTCAGCCTCAAACCCGGACAAGAACCGTCCCCTGAATTGGAAACTAGTATTTGTAAATTTGCCAAACAGCAACTTCCTCATTTTAAGGCTCCAAAAACCGTGCGCTTTGTGGAACAGTTACCGCGTACTGCGACGGGGAAAATTCACCGGAAATTGATAGGAAAAAATCAAGTCCTAGCTGTAGGCACTCACTGA
- a CDS encoding salicylate synthase, whose amino-acid sequence MVTELKTALSYQETFVSGRRNAVAVLQNFLKAGIFSNYVMYEKDNEVRIAGNELAKVSVSKTTVCLEGMGKSSSQPVSDPFKQVGDLLRSLSIKNWTAYGYVAFDMAGFYSSYSKAMEQPLLYLLVPETELRFTSEGVHVKSTSSLEQIRELLSIDSKLPDYVPISLAEDFADCENYSHRIERLIEAIQNDELHKAIISRSKKLIGNLDVLGTYAVGAKANNSARSYCLNIGDVRAVGFSPEILMQVNKDGFVVTNPLAATRPRGQSSEEDARFNDELFTDAKEVKEHALSIWLAQSELSSFCFPETVRVFNFMEVKKYRCVQHLSSRAGGQLKDGNTLWDALKVLFPGITVSGIDKQKALDWIDRLEDEPRGIYAGGIGWVDSNGESDLAIAIRSVYQYGNEIYLNAGAGIVAESVPQNEYIESVNKMNTMLTNLVLQS is encoded by the coding sequence ATGGTTACAGAATTAAAAACCGCTCTATCGTATCAAGAAACTTTTGTATCGGGCAGAAGGAATGCAGTAGCGGTTTTACAGAATTTTTTGAAAGCGGGTATTTTTTCCAATTATGTGATGTATGAAAAAGACAACGAAGTTCGCATTGCGGGCAATGAGCTAGCCAAGGTGTCCGTCAGCAAAACTACAGTCTGTCTTGAGGGTATGGGGAAATCTTCCTCTCAACCTGTCAGCGATCCGTTTAAACAAGTCGGTGATTTACTGAGGTCTTTATCTATTAAAAATTGGACCGCTTATGGTTATGTAGCCTTTGACATGGCTGGCTTCTATTCGTCCTACTCTAAAGCAATGGAGCAGCCACTTCTTTATTTATTAGTTCCTGAAACCGAACTGCGTTTTACGTCAGAAGGCGTTCATGTTAAAAGCACCAGTTCATTAGAGCAAATTCGAGAACTACTATCTATTGATAGCAAGCTCCCCGATTATGTACCCATCTCTCTCGCTGAAGATTTCGCGGACTGCGAAAATTACTCCCACCGTATTGAGAGGTTAATTGAGGCAATTCAAAATGATGAATTGCATAAAGCTATTATCTCTCGCTCCAAGAAACTTATCGGCAATTTGGATGTATTGGGAACTTATGCCGTTGGAGCCAAAGCGAATAATTCAGCGCGTTCCTATTGTCTAAATATAGGAGACGTGCGTGCGGTTGGCTTTAGTCCTGAAATTTTGATGCAAGTTAATAAAGACGGGTTTGTCGTGACGAATCCTTTAGCAGCAACTCGTCCTCGCGGTCAATCTAGTGAAGAGGATGCACGCTTCAATGATGAACTTTTCACCGATGCTAAGGAGGTGAAAGAACACGCACTTTCTATCTGGTTGGCACAAAGCGAACTGAGTTCATTTTGCTTTCCAGAAACGGTTCGGGTTTTTAATTTTATGGAGGTGAAAAAATATCGCTGTGTGCAGCACCTTTCTTCGAGAGCTGGCGGTCAGCTAAAAGATGGAAATACGTTGTGGGATGCGTTGAAGGTTTTGTTTCCAGGTATTACTGTTTCTGGAATTGATAAACAAAAAGCTTTAGATTGGATCGATCGCTTGGAGGACGAACCGAGAGGAATTTATGCGGGTGGTATTGGTTGGGTTGATAGTAATGGGGAATCGGATTTAGCGATCGCAATTCGTTCTGTCTACCAGTACGGCAATGAAATCTACCTCAATGCTGGAGCGGGTATTGTTGCTGAATCAGTGCCTCAAAATGAGTATATCGAGTCGGTTAACAAAATGAATACGATGCTGACGAATTTAGTTTTGCAATCTTGA
- the acpS gene encoding holo-ACP synthase, with product MNIIGHGIDIVDVRCIQELVEQTGECFERQCLTAAELNASGFRTHRFEYLASRLAAKKAVQKALGGDCQQPISWHEIEIQKLPTGEPFVVLYATTLEIAAKLGITKWLLSISHTPSYATASAIALQALAKPIALLFSNSGAPY from the coding sequence ATGAATATTATCGGTCATGGGATTGACATTGTGGACGTGAGATGCATCCAAGAACTTGTCGAACAAACGGGGGAGTGTTTTGAACGTCAATGCCTCACGGCTGCGGAACTCAATGCTTCGGGGTTCCGTACTCACCGCTTTGAGTATCTTGCTAGCCGTCTCGCTGCCAAAAAAGCGGTTCAAAAAGCGCTCGGTGGAGATTGCCAACAGCCTATCTCGTGGCATGAGATTGAGATCCAAAAGCTACCGACGGGTGAACCGTTTGTCGTGCTGTATGCCACTACCCTTGAAATTGCCGCGAAACTTGGCATTACCAAGTGGCTGCTGAGTATCAGCCATACCCCATCTTATGCGACAGCCAGTGCGATCGCCCTTCAGGCGCTGGCAAAGCCAATTGCCCTTCTATTCTCCAACAGTGGTGCACCTTACTAA
- a CDS encoding TonB-dependent siderophore receptor → MDTRLKLQQLFPSFLFASTVSVLVAAPAFAQVIQVTGVRVSATSSGVNVILETNSDTIPQVSTASLDKTLLTDIFNTQLRLPDGQAFRQDNPVEGISSVTVTQQSPNTIRVAVTGTTEVPTVQLSPSPSGFVLSLSTPSATAQTPSTETPTAQEPQTQPPTAPEVTTPSEDKPEAPTAAPEPEEEIEIVVTGEQDEDRYFAPNASTATRTDTPLRDIPQSIQVIPQEVIKDQQATDLRDVLSNLSGVTPSGSAGNAVTNFTIRGFQQAPILRDGFRQNPLNRGVPQLADLERVEVLRGPASILYGEVQPGGVINLVSKQPLTEPFYEAELQIGNRELFRPRIDISGPLTANRSLLYRLNLAYESSEPFQDFEQGFEQFLIAPVVTWKPSDRTDVTFRLQYSDREAPADNGLVAFGNRVVDVPFDTITTSPNDPGIRENNFSIGYDLEHRFSDNWRLRNAFQFSDFSSDIGLRNPFFINETTGILGRVPVRQQTDTQNYNLQTNIVGEFATGSIKHTLLFGVDLNRIENAQLLWGGSFGNPLPLNIFAPDYGADPNIDFKTLPFLSGFGPSKVQTDRLGVYIQDQVKFLDNLILVAGLRYDTVNSTSAPFLDVDNTGPETTQNDDALTPRIGIVYQPIPAISLYGSYSRSFTPSSETTANGDPLEPERGEGFEVGVKAELLEGRLLTTLAYFDITKQNVATADPNNLFGVVAAGEQRSRGVELDVTGEILPGWNIIASYAYTDAEVTADNEIPVGNRLFNVPEHSASLWTTYEIQQGNLQGLGFGVGFNFVGERQGDLANSFQVDSYFLTNAAIFYRRNNWRIGLNVKNLFNIDYIQATDNLRRAGIEPGDPLTIIGSVSVEF, encoded by the coding sequence GTGGACACTCGATTGAAACTACAACAATTATTTCCTAGTTTTTTGTTCGCTAGCACGGTTTCTGTACTCGTTGCAGCTCCGGCTTTTGCTCAAGTTATACAAGTAACAGGCGTGCGTGTCTCTGCCACATCGAGCGGAGTTAATGTGATTTTAGAGACCAATTCAGACACTATTCCCCAAGTGTCTACGGCAAGCTTGGATAAGACGTTACTGACTGATATTTTCAATACTCAACTGCGTCTACCAGATGGTCAAGCGTTTCGTCAAGACAACCCGGTGGAAGGGATTTCGTCTGTCACGGTGACTCAGCAATCTCCAAACACCATTCGAGTTGCGGTAACGGGTACAACAGAGGTGCCGACGGTTCAACTTAGTCCCAGTCCATCAGGATTCGTCCTGAGCCTGAGTACTCCATCGGCTACGGCTCAAACTCCATCAACTGAAACTCCTACAGCACAAGAGCCTCAAACTCAGCCGCCTACCGCACCTGAAGTCACCACCCCTTCAGAGGATAAACCCGAAGCCCCGACGGCTGCACCCGAGCCAGAAGAGGAGATTGAAATCGTGGTGACGGGGGAACAAGATGAAGATAGATACTTTGCCCCCAATGCCAGCACCGCGACGCGCACCGATACTCCACTGCGCGACATTCCTCAGTCAATTCAGGTGATTCCGCAAGAGGTAATTAAAGATCAACAGGCAACCGATTTAAGAGATGTCCTAAGTAACTTGAGTGGCGTAACACCCAGTGGCTCAGCCGGTAATGCGGTTACTAATTTTACGATTCGAGGATTTCAACAGGCACCCATCTTACGCGACGGCTTTAGACAAAATCCTTTGAATCGGGGAGTACCACAACTTGCCGACCTCGAGCGGGTTGAAGTTCTCAGAGGCCCTGCATCAATTTTATACGGTGAGGTGCAGCCAGGAGGTGTGATTAACCTAGTGAGTAAACAGCCCCTCACTGAGCCATTTTATGAAGCGGAACTGCAAATTGGCAACCGCGAGCTGTTTCGACCCCGGATTGACATTTCAGGTCCATTGACAGCAAACCGCAGCTTGCTCTATCGCTTGAATTTGGCATACGAAAGCAGTGAACCGTTTCAAGACTTTGAGCAAGGATTTGAGCAATTTCTGATTGCACCCGTAGTCACTTGGAAGCCGAGCGATCGCACAGATGTCACGTTTCGACTACAGTATTCTGATCGAGAAGCCCCCGCAGATAATGGTTTAGTTGCGTTTGGCAACCGAGTTGTTGATGTTCCTTTCGATACCATTACCACTTCTCCAAACGACCCTGGGATTCGGGAAAACAACTTCAGCATCGGGTACGACTTAGAGCATCGCTTTAGCGACAACTGGCGACTTCGCAACGCCTTCCAGTTTTCGGATTTCTCAAGCGATATCGGTCTCAGGAATCCTTTCTTCATTAATGAAACTACAGGAATTTTGGGTCGTGTTCCTGTTCGACAACAAACTGATACGCAAAATTATAATTTGCAAACCAATATTGTCGGGGAATTTGCCACAGGCTCGATCAAGCATACACTTTTGTTTGGAGTCGATCTTAATCGAATTGAAAATGCCCAACTCCTATGGGGAGGTTCCTTCGGCAATCCGTTGCCACTCAATATCTTCGCTCCTGATTATGGCGCAGATCCTAATATTGATTTTAAGACCTTACCCTTCTTATCTGGCTTTGGCCCTTCAAAAGTTCAAACCGATCGATTGGGAGTTTATATACAAGATCAAGTCAAGTTTCTAGACAACCTAATCCTAGTGGCAGGGCTTCGCTATGATACAGTAAACAGCACCAGCGCTCCTTTCCTTGATGTAGACAATACTGGACCTGAAACGACTCAAAACGATGACGCACTAACCCCCCGAATTGGAATTGTCTATCAACCCATCCCAGCGATTTCGCTCTACGGCAGCTACTCCCGGTCATTTACACCCAGCAGCGAAACTACAGCCAACGGCGATCCGCTTGAACCAGAACGAGGTGAGGGATTTGAAGTTGGTGTCAAAGCCGAATTGCTCGAAGGTAGACTGTTGACCACCCTGGCATATTTTGACATCACCAAACAAAATGTTGCCACAGCCGATCCCAATAATTTGTTTGGGGTTGTGGCAGCGGGCGAACAGCGAAGTCGCGGGGTTGAGCTGGACGTGACTGGAGAAATCTTGCCGGGATGGAATATTATTGCCTCCTATGCCTACACCGATGCCGAAGTTACAGCAGACAACGAAATTCCTGTGGGCAATCGGTTGTTTAACGTCCCTGAACATAGTGCCAGTCTGTGGACGACCTATGAAATCCAACAGGGGAATTTGCAAGGCTTGGGTTTTGGTGTTGGATTTAACTTTGTTGGGGAACGTCAGGGCGATTTAGCCAATAGTTTTCAGGTAGACAGCTATTTTCTGACCAATGCGGCTATTTTTTATCGTCGCAACAACTGGCGAATTGGCCTCAACGTCAAGAACCTGTTCAATATCGACTACATTCAAGCGACTGATAATCTTAGGCGGGCTGGAATTGAACCAGGCGATCCGTTGACGATCATTGGCTCAGTTTCAGTGGAATTTTGA